In one Rutidosis leptorrhynchoides isolate AG116_Rl617_1_P2 chromosome 8, CSIRO_AGI_Rlap_v1, whole genome shotgun sequence genomic region, the following are encoded:
- the LOC139862860 gene encoding protein CHAPERONE-LIKE PROTEIN OF POR1, chloroplastic-like produces the protein MNISGLSGGPTLHTAIFQGQGKRRDFVFTKRRNNVAGFGSVCTRRYITKRTCLVKCAMDASFGDARDDSSVIFPRINIKDPYKRLGISNEASEDEIQSARNFLVQKYAGHKPSVDAIESAHDKIIMQKFYERKNPKIDVKKKMREVSQSRYVQAVTSRFRTPATNFIIKTSIAFVVLAALTVLFPTEEGPTIQVALSLFTAIYFIHDRLKSKLRAFLYGVGTFIVSWLVGTFLMVSVVPPILKGPRSLEVTTSLVTYVLLWVSSTYLK, from the exons ATGAATATATCTGGATTATCTGGAGGTCCGACTTTACACACTGCGATTTTTCAAGGTCAGGGTAAACGTAGAGACTTCGTTTTTACGAAAAG ACGTAATAATGTGGCGGGTTTTGGTTCTGTTTGTACTCGAAGATATATTACAAAAAGAACTTGTTTAGTGAAATGTGCCATGGATGCTTCATTTGGTGATGCTAGAGATGATTCTTCTG TGATCTTTCCAAGAATTAACATCAAAGATCCATACAAAAGACTTGGTATCAGCAACGAAGCTTCTGAAGACGAAATCCAAAGTGCTAGAAACTTCTTAGTTCAAAAATATGCCGGTCACAAACCAAGTGTTGATGCAATTGAATCCGCACATGACAAAATAATAATGCAAAAGTTTTATGagagaaaaaaccccaaaatcgATGTCAAGAAAAAGATGAGGGAAGTAAGTCAGTCTCGTTATGTGCAGGCTGTTACAAGCAGGTTTAGAACTCCAGCCACCAACTTCATCATCAAAACGTCCATTGCGTTTGTGGTACTTGCAGCTCTTACTGTACTCTTTCCGACTGAAGAAGGGCCCACCATTCAAGTAGCCTTATCACTGTTTACTGCAATATATTTTATACATGATCGGCTCAAAAGCAAACTCAGAGCTTTTCTTTACGG GGTTGGAACTTTTATTGTGTCGTGGCTGGTGGGAACGTTCTTGATGGTGTCTGTTGTCCCACCGATACTTAAAGGGCCAAGGAGTTTAGAAGTAACAACTTCGTTGGTAACGTATGTGCTCCTGTGGGTTTCATCTACTTATCTTAAATAG